The following are encoded in a window of Maylandia zebra isolate NMK-2024a linkage group LG5, Mzebra_GT3a, whole genome shotgun sequence genomic DNA:
- the twf2 gene encoding twinfilin-2, producing MFLALVVTPELRQFLARARGGTVRLIKVRIQDEQLVLGAYREPEKSWDQDYDRFLLPLLDDQEPCYILYRLDSQNALGYEWVFISWSPDQSPVKQKMLYAATRATVKKEFGGGHIKYELFGTTEEDICLLGYQHHVSSCSAPAPLTLAEQELQRIKITEGRVKQVTTEISVESKHQTLQGLAFPLQDAAKRALQQLAQKRINYVQLRLDVEKETIELVHSNPTETRDLPCRVPRDTPRYHFFLYKHSHEGDYLESVVFIYSMPGYSCSIKERMLYSSCKSRLLEEVEKDYHLEIAKKLEIDDGDELTADFLYDEVHPKQHTHKQAFAKPRGPAGKRGHKRLIKGTEEAVQDS from the exons ATGTTTCTTGCACTTGTGGTGACACCAGAATTGAGGCAGTTCTTGGCCAGGGCAAGAGGTGGAACAGTGCGCCTCATCAAGGTGCGCATCCAAGACG AGCAGCTGGTGCTGGGGGCCTACAGAGAGCCAGAGAAGAGCTGGGACCAGGATTATGATCGCTTTCTGCTTCCTCTCCTCGATGACCAGGAGCCCTGCTACATCCTGTACCGCCTAGACTCCCAGAATGCACTGGGCTACGAGTGGGTCTTTATTTCGTGGTCTCCAGACCAGTCTCCA GTGAAACAAAAGATGTTATATGCTGCCACGCGGGCCACAGTGAAGAAGGAGTTTGGCGGTGGCCACATCAAATACGAGCTATTTGGCACAACCGAA GAGGACATCTGCTTGCTGGGCTACCAGCACCACGTGTCATCCTGCTCAGCTCCTGCCCCGCTCACATTAGCTGAGCAGGAGCTCCAGAGGATCAAAATTACAGAG GGCCGGGTTAAACAG GTGACGACAGAGATCAGCGTTGAGAGTAAGCACCAGACTCTTCAGGGCCTCGCGTTTCCCTTACAGGATGCAGCCAAAAGAGCCCTACAGCAGCTCGCCCAAAAACGCATCAACTACGTGCAGCTG AGGCTGGATGTAGAGAAGGAGACAATTGAGCTGGTCCACTCTAACCCGACAGAAACTCGAGATTTGCCCTGCAGAGTTCCCAGAGACACTCCCAGATACCACTTCTTCCTTTACAAACACTCCCATGAAGGGGACTACCTGGAATCTGTCG TGTTCATATATTCCATGCCAGGCTACAGCTGCAGCATTAAGGAGCGGATGCTGTACTCCAGCTGCAAGAGCAGACTATTAGAGGAAGTGGAGAAAGATTACCATTTGGAAATCGCTAAAAAG TTGGAGATCGACGATGGAGATGAACTGACGGCCGACTTTCTGTACGATGAGGTCCATCCTAAGCAGCACACCCACAAACAGGCTTTTGCTAAGCCCCGAGGCCCTGCAGGAAAAAGGGGACACAAGCGGCTTATTAAGGGGACAGAAGAGGCCGTGCAGGACAGCTAG